The genomic DNA TTGCGAAGACCAGAAGCGAGGTATCGGGAGTTGAAAGCGATACGGCGGAGACGCTCGCGGCCCTCGGTTCCGTTGAGTAAATGTGGAGGGAGGGTGAGCcaaggtggaaggagggaagatggggcGGGGCCGTACACTGCTGGGCGGGAGGCGATGGACCATGTGTCGGATTTGTCGTCCTCTGTGGGAGGGGCAGCCAGTGGAGGGGCAATGCCCATGATAGAACCCATAGAAGCGATGATCTGGGTCAGAATAGCAGGAGAGACAGATTCGGCGTAGGCGGTAGCGTGTGATCGGATACGGAGACGGTCGACGAGTTGCTTGGTACCAGCGATATAACCACCGGCAGCACCGAATGATTTTGTGACGGTACCCATCAAGACGTCAACTTCGCGGGGGTCGATACCGAAGTAGTCACAAACACCTCTGCCGTTGGGGCCCATCGCACCAATTGAATGGGCTTCATCGACGTACAAGTAGAACTGATAGATGTCAGCGTGATTGATTCCTTTGAAACGGCAAGGCAATGACATACCTTGTAACGTTTCTTAAGCTCAATCAACCTGGGGAGATCAACCAAACTGCCCTCCATTGAGAACAAGCCTTCAACAATAACcaaaatcttcttccacgGCCTGTGAGTCCTGGGTTGGCCTTGCGAAATGACTTCCCTCAACAAGTTCTCAAGCACATCCATGTCGTTATGCTTGTACCATCTCATCGATGCACCACTCATCCTCACACCCGCACGGATAGAAGCGTGATTGAACTCGTCGGAAATCACAAGACAGCCTTTACCAACCAACGCAGGGATCGTAGTCGAGTTGGTAGCATAACCCATCGAGACGACCATGGCGGCTTCGACGCCGAGAAACTTGGCAACGAGTTTTTCACACTGTAAGTGGAGGTCGGTAGTAGAAGCCTCATGTCGGGCACCGGCGCTGGCAACGCCGTACCGCTTAATGGCCATTTCGACAGCATCAGCGCAACCACCTGTGGAAGATGCGAAACCGAGATAGTTGTAAGAGGAAACATTCAAGGCACGGGTTGTGGTACCGGTCAATTGAAAAGTGTTGTTCTGATCGGTGGAAGAACGGTCGTAACAGACAATGGTTCGACCAGGGACGCCAGTGGTAGGTCGCGCGAAACAGTCGTCGAGACGTTTCTTTAATCGACGGGTGTAGAAAGAGTCAAAGTCGGAATTGAGCGCGGCGTAGCCCTATGTGGGTTAGTCACGGTAGACGGGGCAAGGACTTACGTTTTGGGGCATCAAATGGGCGTATGATGCTGGTGTAAACTTTTTACCAAAGAAGTCTCGGATGTGACCGATAATGATGAGTAGAATGTAACTCAAGTATGTGCTTAACAGCACAGTATAGGATGGTCTGGCATCGTCGGCATGGATCACTTCGTTGGGGTTCCACTGACATTGTCAATCCAGATTCTTTCAATACAAGTCGCCATACGCGCGCGGCAGTGCTCACCTGACTGGTCCATCGCCAATTGGGATTGTTACAATGTCCAAACTCGCTATGCTTGATTGTAGTCTTCGTCTGGACAAACGGCTTCTCCAAGTAATTCTCATACACCTTtgcaatctcctcttcggtCATGTTCTTCGAGTGTGTACCAGAGATAACGCTCGACGCATAGCTGCTTACCGTCGACAAATCCGagagctcttcctctggcGAGTCTGGTGTTGCTGCGACTGAATGGCCTGGTCGCGTGAGGACACTGAGGAGAGAGGACCGGGCTGAGAGATTTTCGTGGCTAGGTGGAGTgggtgatgaagagcgaAGGGAGATGCTGGGAAATAAAGGACGTGAGGGCGGAGAGGAGATGTTGGGAGGAGTGGATGTGCCGGACTGGGACTTTGTCGAGCGTCTAGTGGTGCGGCCCATTATCTCTGTCGTAAGAGGGGGTTAAGAGGTACGCCTTTTCCGCGGTGGTGAGGGAAATCTTACGCGACAGTTGACGCGTCGgcgggaaggaaggacaaACAGGTGGCGGGTGGCGACTGGTCAATTACGCTGGTagggagcaggaaggaagatgtgaGAAGACAGGCAATAGAAGTTTCTAATAAGCGGGATGCGAAAAAGGAAGCGGAAGACAAAAGGATGTAAAGGAGTTTAGGTGGTGCGCGCGGGCCCGCCTAAGGAGGGCGGGCGGGCAAGGGGAGAGGACATGCGTCGGTCACCGACCGGCCACAATACAGACATTACAAATCCATCACATCCATGGCTTAATATTTCTGATTACATTACAAACTCCCATTACGAATTCCGAACTAAGAATTCTTAACAAGCACGTACGTACTAGCCGCCGGAAGTAATCAACAACGCACAAACAATGTAAACAACCCCCCATTTTTCGCTTGTAGAAGAAAAGGCACCATTTCAGGGAGCGGCACTGCACTTGGTGCGATAACCCCGACAAATATGACAAATGTGGCCATGCGGAAATTACCGCTTCCAGGGGGAACTCGTTCGTTCGGTCATACGTAACATGGTTCAATTACCAGCAACATCTCAACATATCCTCCTACGCATGAAACAATGATCGAAAACGAAACGAAATCAGCTGACAATCCAGCGTCAACGTCTGGACAGAAACTGTTTGACGATCTGGCTCCTTCTCTGTGCATGGCCCATCGAGGTTCCGTTTTGTTGGTCGACCTGGTTTCCTGGCACCTTGTGCCTcactcttccccctccttgACGTCAGTTTCTTCATACACAGTATCATATGGTTCCCACATCAATTACATGACCATGCTTTTCTTGTATTGAATCTTCTGTACTAAAAACTAGGTGTAGTGTCTGATGATGTCTCCGTAGCATTAGTATATGGCGATAAAACTATTTAGATTGTAAATGATGACGCAATTAAGATGCCGCTCATATCCGAAGTAGATACGTACACCGATATCACTAATGATAAGATCGATCCGTACGTATCGTGCACTAAATCCATTACCAGTACGAAGGCTGTATGCCTAGCTCCTATTCGACGAATACAGTAGCTCGACTCCTTAGAACTGGCTGTACACGATTTCCCTAACGTTGGGCGGATTGCTCGCTATACACTACCACTACGCCCAGTAATACTAGCAACGACAGTACGCTGTGCTTTTTGAGCTTCACCACACAGcgtcatctccttcaaatctcCAAATCAAAGGATCTTCAGTACATAAGCATATTGTACCTTTGACCGGTTACCGAAGAACAAACCCTAGGAACATGATGACGGAAGCAGGGCAATCTGTCATTCGCGTGGCCGTCATAGGCGCCGGGGCATCGGGCCTAGCTCAAACACAACAGTTACTCGAAGCTTGGAATAGGAAAGAGGTCAAGACAAAGTTGGAAGTTGTTGTTTATGAAGCTCGAGAAGATGTTGGCGGAGTATGGTAAGTCGTTGCTTTTTGCTTGCTGTTCAGAACTGATGAATGAACTTGCCTAGGTTATCGGCAGATGGACCCAAGCAGGCCAGGAGAACCAACTTACCAGGCGAAAATGGCAAGGTGGACGATGTATTTTCTTACCCAACAGCCTCTAAGATATCGTCTCCAATATATGAAGGTTTGCGAACCAATATTCCAGCTGTAGGTACCAATGGGTACTGCCATGCTGCAGCCATTGTCTGGCGTAATCCAAGGTCACAATCAAGGTCGCTGACCTTGGATTAAATAGCCTATAATGGCATTTAGAGGGTTTGAGTTCCCAGAAAAGAcacctcttttccctgATCGAGGTGCGTGGCAAGTCAGGAGATACATTGTGATATAGTACTCACATGCCTTAAAATGGGTAGCTACTGTGCTGAAGTACCTTCAAGACTATGCCAAAGCATatgatcttctcccttACATCCGTTTCAACACTCGTGTAGAACGGGTTTACCGTACCCTTACTGCCCATGGCTCTGAAAACGGAAGGTGGACCGTCGAATCTGTATGTGGCAACTCGAAAACATCCGAAGTGTTTGACTGTATCTGCGTGTCGAATGGACATTACAGCGATGGGTGGATACCCAACACACCCGGCCTCAGGTAAGTAAACTGTTTCATTATATGTTTTACACCCCGACTTTCTCACTCATTGCCATCTTCGTCCCTTTAAACAGCTCATTTCCAGGCCAAATAATACATTCTAGATTCTATCGCAGAGCTTCTGACTATGCCGGCCAAACCGTCCTCGTCGTCGGATCCTTCGCATCTGGCGGTGACATCTCCCGCCTTCTCGCTTCCCACAATATTGACAAATACGATCCATCCGGTCAACCATTGACCCGTTCGCTTACTCCTGATCAAAAGCTTGAtaactctttctccttgaaAGCGGCTACAAGAGAAGGCTTTATCAAAGTGTATGTCTCGTCCTCCGGCTCGACCCCGCACTCCGCAAGCCCCGATGGACCATGTGCTCCATACATCCACAACCTCcccctcatctcccacctctcatcaccttcctcgGCCCATCCTAAAGGTATCATACACTTTGAAGACGGGCAACAGCTCTCAGGGGTGGATACAATTATCTACGCCACGGGATACAATTTTGCTTATCCTTTTTTCAAGCGCGAGGACAAACCTTGGGATGAGGTGGGTTTGGTGGATGGAGTGATTAGGAACGGAGAGCggaagggaggggaggaatgggaggtgGGCGGGTTGAAAGGTttgggaatgaagaagcttgatgagCTGTTGCTGTTTTTGGAAGGAGATCGCAGTATCGCTTTTCCTGCTCTCTGTAAGTTTCGTTTAGCGCATAAAATCCATTTTCCCGTATTGGAGTTCCTACCACTTCGTAGTTCgcaaagagggagaggctCTAAACGCTTACGCTTATATCATTCTTCTACAGCTTACCAAGTAGTTCCCTTCCCCCTAGCGCAAGTGCAGGCTCGCCtcacctccctcctctgGGCgaacctccttccttccttccctcaacATCCTAATCTACCTAGGAACCCTTCGAACCCTTATTCCAAATCACCAGTTTCTGAATCATTTACCAATCTCTCAGAGATGTTACATGTAAGCGCACTTCAACAAGATCTAACAGTCACTGCCTCAGCAACACCTCCCACTACCACAACCGTCACCGGACTTCGTTCTCCCTCTTTgtccccctcttcctccgcctcctcctcatcacaAATAACTACCTTGCTCGATCGCTCAATTCGTAAGACCCTTACTGCCAGACAAAAACTCGTATTCGGCACACCATATGAATGGACGTACTCTGAGTATCTCATGTCCCTCATggcagaagcagatgaagggaaagaagcggaagtggaagaataTTGGAAGAAAATTGAGgcttggagaagggagatgagggacAGGAAAGAtttgagaaaaaagactCTTGGATATTAGTATTAGTAGCTTGAAAGCTTAAAAGATATAAAAATAGATATAAAGTGGCGTCGGTCGGCTGTTAAGCTGTCCACAgtcaaaagcaaagaggCGACGTAGACATGATATACTTGGATCATCATGAATGTAGATAAAATCTAAGTTAAATAGAAAAGTAATACAAACCAAAAACACAGTGGATCATCCATTTAATCTTCTCTATCGAGGAATGATGCCCCCTTGTCGTTTTCAATCTTCCGAGTGAAATTTGTGTACCATTGCTGGAATACTGAAAGAGGAATTTGTGTATCGGGCCTACTCTGAGGGTCAGACATGTGTATTTCGCAAGATGAATCACCCTTACCTTAAAGCCCCCTCCCCTCCGAAAGAGTGTAAAAAGTTGAACAACTATGAATTATAACGTATCAACTCATATTCCATCAGAGTAACGACAGTCGAATTAGACTTACGTTCCTGACAACCTTCTCAGCGACCTTGCCCACATCAACACTCCTCACCaattcttttcccttcgcATCTCCACCTGGcgctcctgctcctgaaGCAGAAGCATTTTGACTCAACTCAGCAGTAATAGCCTCCAGCTGCGGTAAGGGCGCAATCTCAATACCTAATTGCgctggtggagagggtTGTCCGATGGGAGCGTTGGAAGGCAAATGCGAGCGGACACGGAAGATGGCTGAAGGTTTCGTATTTGTTAACCTGAACACAAATCAGCATTCTGTAGTTACGTGACAACGGGAAGATAAATAATGAGCTACGGAGATACGTACACTCCGAGAGGGATGTATTCTTTACCGGGCCAAGCAAAGTGTACAGACGCACCAAAACCTTCAGGAAATGGCACTGTGGAAATATCAGCACCCTCCACACCTTGTCCTAGAGTTGATATGTGCACTCACTAGTCCCAAGTAAGAAAACAGTCAGGTGGTTAATCTCATAAGGCTGTTCGAGGGGAAAGACAAAATGTGTTTCATCACTGTAAAGTTTAGTTGTAACATTGGTCAACGAGTCTAGGGTATTAATAACTTACATCTGTTGTAAATTGGTTTGACTATATATTGCGGATAAGCATCATGACTGAGCAACAAGCGGTATAAGAGGGAAGAACTTACACCAAACGTCCGGCAACAATAGCTCCAAACATGATTACCTTGCCTGTTTTCCGAGGTTGTAACTTATTTGTATACCTAGCTGAAGGCGTATATGATGCGTCGCGTATATGAAGGGTCTCGTATATGGTTCAGTCTCCAAAAATTCAGCAGTTAAGATCCAGTGGTTATACAGCAAGGCATTGCGTAAATGGATCGACTTATTGAATCTCCAAGCAAGAG from Cryptococcus deuterogattii R265 chromosome 11, complete sequence includes the following:
- a CDS encoding serine palmitoyltransferase, whose product is MGRTTRRSTKSQSGTSTPPNISSPPSRPLFPSISLRSSSPTPPSHENLSARSSLLSVLTRPGHSVAATPDSPEEELSDLSTVSSYASSVISGTHSKNMTEEEIAKVYENYLEKPFVQTKTTIKHSEFGHCNNPNWRWTSQWNPNEVIHADDARPSYTVLLSTYLSYILLIIIGHIRDFFGKKFTPASYAHLMPQNGYAALNSDFDSFYTRRLKKRLDDCFARPTTGVPGRTIVCYDRSSTDQNNTFQLTGTTTRALNVSSYNYLGFASSTGGCADAVEMAIKRYGVASAGARHEASTTDLHLQCEKLVAKFLGVEAAMVVSMGYATNSTTIPALVGKGCLVISDEFNHASIRAGVRMSGASMRWYKHNDMDVLENLLREVISQGQPRTHRPWKKILVIVEGLFSMEGSLVDLPRLIELKKRYKFYLYVDEAHSIGAMGPNGRGVCDYFGIDPREVDVLMGTVTKSFGAAGGYIAGTKQLVDRLRIRSHATAYAESVSPAILTQIIASMGSIMGIAPPLAAPPTEDDKSDTWSIASRPAVYGPAPSSLLPPWLTLPPHLLNGTEGRERLRRIAFNSRYLASGLRKLGFIVYGNRDSPIIPLLIFQPGKMGYFSRMMLERIGPDKTPIVVVVVAYPATPLITSRVRFCLSASHTKNDMDMVLRACDEVGDVLNLKYNKQEMSVEEVIANAEELVAASHV
- a CDS encoding monooxygenase, which translates into the protein MMTEAGQSVIRVAVIGAGASGLAQTQQLLEAWNRKEVKTKLEVVVYEAREDVGGVWLSADGPKQARRTNLPGENGKVDDVFSYPTASKISSPIYEGLRTNIPAPIMAFRGFEFPEKTPLFPDRATVLKYLQDYAKAYDLLPYIRFNTRVERVYRTLTAHGSENGRWTVESVCGNSKTSEVFDCICVSNGHYSDGWIPNTPGLSSFPGQIIHSRFYRRASDYAGQTVLVVGSFASGGDISRLLASHNIDKYDPSGQPLTRSLTPDQKLDNSFSLKAATREGFIKVYVSSSGSTPHSASPDGPCAPYIHNLPLISHLSSPSSAHPKGIIHFEDGQQLSGVDTIIYATGYNFAYPFFKREDKPWDEVGLVDGVIRNGERKGGEEWEVGGLKGLGMKKLDELLLFLEGDRSIAFPALSYQVVPFPLAQVQARLTSLLWANLLPSFPQHPNLPRNPSNPYSKSPVSESFTNLSEMLHVSALQQDLTVTASATPPTTTTVTGLRSPSLSPSSSASSSSQITTLLDRSIRKTLTARQKLVFGTPYEWTYSEYLMSLMAEADEGKEAEVEEYWKKIEAWRREMRDRKDLRKKTLGY